One window of the Labilibaculum sp. genome contains the following:
- a CDS encoding Yip1 family protein has translation MINIEYLIDRVKLVILQPKEAWAKISHEQTDQKDFLLSYVLPLVLIPTIASFIGYGLIGLGSYFKVASFSWGLHQAILAFLGAFLGVFLSAFCIHKLAPSFDTQVSFFNAIKLVAYSYTPIWLAGVFYILPSLTILALLAGLYSLYILYIGFVPITKVCEEKKTSYFIVSLILVIGVSVLASLAIGVVLLSAGLSTY, from the coding sequence ATGATAAATATTGAATATTTAATCGATAGAGTAAAACTGGTTATCCTTCAGCCGAAAGAAGCATGGGCGAAGATTAGTCATGAGCAAACTGACCAGAAAGATTTTTTGTTATCCTATGTACTTCCTTTGGTTTTAATTCCTACCATAGCCTCTTTTATTGGGTATGGATTAATAGGTTTGGGGAGTTATTTTAAAGTTGCTTCTTTTAGCTGGGGACTTCATCAGGCGATTCTTGCTTTTTTAGGCGCATTTTTAGGTGTTTTCCTAAGTGCATTCTGTATTCATAAGCTGGCACCTTCTTTCGATACTCAAGTAAGCTTTTTCAATGCAATTAAACTGGTAGCCTATTCTTATACGCCAATTTGGCTTGCGGGAGTTTTTTACATTCTTCCAAGTCTAACCATCTTGGCTTTACTGGCTGGCTTATACAGTTTGTATATTTTATATATTGGTTTTGTTCCCATAACAAAGGTATGTGAGGAAAAAAAAACAAGCTACTTTATTGTTAGTCTGATCTTAGTCATTGGAGTGTCCGTTTTGGCCTCCTTAGCAATTGGAGTAGTTCTTCTTTCAGCAGGCTTAAGTACATATTAA
- a CDS encoding cytochrome c3 family protein — protein sequence MSKPYGFFYALIILFLLFSPPALLAIEADSTHVAETEGHHFNYFLNSEKRGERLFKGLTRIKTDVTSCVSCHNIEYIDTLNWNPSAMDIAGTYADKSIAEFKSVLMSPLGKKMEASHVGYSYSEEELGYIKAYLVQLREDTLHETKPKVNNLIVFFFLGALITIALIDLFFTKKIKYKFIPVLIFVLAFGYQINMLADGAMALGRKQNYQPAQPIKFSHKVHVTGNKIDCRYCHTTADESKSAGIPHVNLCMNCHVIVREGPNSGKFEINKIIKAIENNTSVEWIRIHQLPDHVFFSHAQHANVGKRECQECHGLVEEMHVIKQVEDLSMGWCLDCHDKTAVDFQANGYYANGFKKLHEDLTAGVIDSVRVTDIGGRECARCHY from the coding sequence ATGAGTAAACCCTACGGATTTTTTTATGCCCTGATTATACTTTTTCTGTTATTTAGTCCTCCTGCGCTTCTCGCAATTGAAGCTGACAGCACTCATGTTGCTGAAACAGAAGGTCATCATTTTAATTACTTCTTAAATTCTGAGAAACGGGGCGAGCGTCTTTTTAAAGGTCTAACCAGAATAAAAACGGATGTAACATCCTGTGTTTCCTGCCACAATATTGAATACATCGATACGCTGAATTGGAATCCTTCTGCGATGGATATTGCCGGAACCTACGCCGATAAATCAATTGCAGAATTTAAATCTGTATTGATGAGTCCGTTGGGGAAAAAAATGGAGGCATCCCATGTAGGATATTCTTATTCGGAAGAAGAACTTGGATACATTAAAGCATATCTCGTTCAATTAAGGGAGGATACCCTTCATGAAACCAAACCTAAGGTAAATAACCTGATTGTTTTTTTCTTTTTGGGTGCGTTAATTACGATCGCCTTAATTGATTTGTTCTTCACTAAAAAAATCAAATATAAATTTATACCAGTACTAATCTTTGTACTTGCCTTTGGATACCAGATAAACATGTTGGCTGATGGAGCTATGGCTTTGGGACGCAAACAAAATTACCAACCTGCACAGCCCATTAAATTTTCTCATAAAGTTCATGTTACCGGTAATAAAATTGATTGCAGATATTGTCATACAACAGCTGATGAAAGTAAATCGGCAGGAATTCCGCATGTAAATCTTTGTATGAACTGTCATGTTATTGTAAGGGAAGGACCTAATTCAGGGAAATTCGAAATTAACAAAATTATTAAGGCAATAGAAAATAACACTTCTGTAGAATGGATTCGAATCCATCAATTACCCGATCATGTTTTTTTCAGTCATGCCCAGCATGCCAATGTTGGTAAAAGAGAATGCCAGGAATGTCACGGCCTTGTTGAAGAAATGCATGTAATTAAGCAAGTTGAAGATTTGTCGATGGGTTGGTGTTTGGATTGTCATGATAAAACAGCTGTTGATTTTCAGGCCAATGGATATTATGCCAACGGCTTTAAAAAGCTGCACGAAGATTTAACTGCAGGAGTTATTGACAGTGTAAGAGTTACTGATATTGGAGGACGGGAATGTGCCCGATGCCATTATTAG
- a CDS encoding DUF3341 domain-containing protein has product MKRYISAYFEDEENLLRAAKELRAQDVSIQDVLTPFPVHGLDQALGFKRSNLPTVAFICGGIGLLIAFGFQTWAFTVDYPLFIGGKPHFAIPSFIPITFELTVLFASFGMAIAFFIRSKLGPGANNIIHDERSTDDRFVIIVDLDEAGSQDTVVKGILEKEDAMNIQVKEIES; this is encoded by the coding sequence ATGAAAAGATATATTTCAGCTTATTTTGAAGATGAGGAGAATCTTCTTCGTGCTGCCAAGGAATTGAGAGCTCAGGATGTATCCATTCAGGATGTTTTGACTCCTTTCCCGGTTCACGGATTGGATCAGGCATTGGGATTCAAACGATCCAATTTACCAACTGTTGCATTCATTTGCGGAGGAATTGGTTTGCTCATCGCTTTTGGTTTTCAGACCTGGGCATTTACTGTTGATTACCCATTGTTTATTGGAGGAAAGCCTCATTTTGCGATTCCTTCCTTTATCCCGATCACTTTTGAGCTGACGGTTTTGTTTGCCTCTTTTGGAATGGCGATTGCTTTTTTTATTCGTTCGAAACTCGGACCGGGAGCCAACAATATTATCCATGATGAACGAAGTACCGATGACCGTTTTGTGATTATTGTAGATCTGGATGAGGCCGGAAGTCAGGATACTGTTGTGAAAGGCATTCTGGAAAAAGAAGACGCAATGAACATACAGGTTAAGGAGATTGAATCGTAA
- a CDS encoding cytochrome c produces MQKFVSYSSALLLVVVLLASCDKDRNHPGYSYFPDMVESRAFEPYSANPNFEDGSSLRLPVEGTIPREMIPYHFEKTPEERIWAGENIFNPNEMTADDVQRGKKLFGIYCIHCHGEKGDGQGYLFTSGKYPFQPRSLITDVMKTTPRGEIFHVITVGFGVMGAHGAQIKQADRWKIIEYIKVDLQGQK; encoded by the coding sequence ATGCAAAAATTCGTATCCTATAGTAGTGCTTTATTGCTAGTTGTGGTTTTGTTGGCATCCTGCGATAAAGACCGCAACCATCCGGGTTATTCCTATTTTCCGGATATGGTTGAATCGCGGGCTTTTGAACCTTATTCTGCGAATCCTAATTTCGAAGACGGTTCGAGTTTGCGTTTGCCGGTTGAGGGTACTATTCCCAGAGAAATGATTCCTTACCATTTTGAAAAAACACCGGAAGAACGGATTTGGGCGGGCGAAAATATTTTTAATCCCAACGAAATGACCGCTGACGATGTGCAGAGAGGCAAGAAACTTTTCGGGATTTATTGCATCCACTGTCATGGTGAAAAGGGAGATGGACAAGGATATCTGTTTACAAGTGGCAAATATCCATTTCAGCCCAGAAGTTTGATTACCGATGTGATGAAAACAACTCCCCGCGGTGAGATTTTCCATGTAATAACCGTTGGTTTTGGGGTTATGGGCGCTCACGGTGCTCAAATTAAGCAAGCCGACAGATGGAAAATTATTGAGTACATAAAAGTTGATTTGCAAGGACAAAAGTAG
- a CDS encoding group II intron maturase-specific domain-containing protein gives MKTITRKTTPMSFEERIQKLNEVQRGWVNNFRMASILVKLQDLDGWLRNRLRYCIWHHWKKLERKRKNLIRLGVEQGQAYAWSRSRMGGWAIAQSPILVTTITLERLRKRGYESMLDSYKQITPVRRDSLFPIT, from the coding sequence CTGAAAACCATCACTCGAAAAACGACACCGATGAGCTTTGAGGAACGCATCCAAAAACTGAATGAGGTTCAGCGGGGTTGGGTAAATAACTTCCGTATGGCAAGTATTTTAGTCAAACTTCAAGATCTCGACGGTTGGCTGCGCAACAGGCTCAGATATTGCATTTGGCACCATTGGAAAAAACTTGAACGAAAACGGAAAAACCTGATTCGTTTAGGAGTTGAACAAGGACAAGCCTATGCATGGTCTCGTTCACGTATGGGTGGTTGGGCGATTGCTCAGAGTCCTATTTTGGTAACTACTATTACTCTTGAAAGATTGCGGAAACGCGGTTATGAATCTATGCTCGATAGTTACAAACAAATCACGCCTGTTCGACGTGATTCCTTATTCCCCATAACTTAA
- a CDS encoding quinol:cytochrome C oxidoreductase, protein MDKNYTFSRKAQIALLAAGGFGILLLLLGYFIEAPNSQRFWTNFLINNLFFLFIALFGGVFQALHKIAYSGWHTALQRIPEAFASFLPVSAILMFLLYFGMHDIYHWSHEGLHDPILEGKAAYLNIPFFFIRMAIYFGVWIWLTRLLRKNSLQQDLSTHIKYYKKGKLLAALFMVFFAVSSSTMSWDWLMSIDAHWYSTLYGWFIFIGLFEIGIAMIILFISFLKWKGHLEFINKEHIHDMGKYLFAFSIFWMYLWFSQYLLIWYSHIPEETAYFAPRLNDHTILFFTILVLNFAIPFLGLMTRNSKRNLKWLSLMAVVVLIGQWLNIYLLVIPGTIGKTAQIGLTEIGFVCFYLAGFLFVVFSSLAKAPLLSKNDPLLEESFHYET, encoded by the coding sequence ATGGACAAGAATTATACATTTTCCCGAAAAGCGCAAATTGCACTGCTTGCAGCAGGAGGATTCGGAATTCTATTGCTTCTGCTTGGGTATTTTATAGAAGCCCCCAACAGTCAGAGGTTTTGGACAAATTTTTTAATTAACAACCTGTTTTTCCTGTTCATTGCTCTGTTTGGAGGCGTATTTCAGGCATTGCATAAAATAGCTTATTCAGGATGGCATACGGCATTGCAGCGCATTCCCGAAGCCTTCGCATCATTTCTGCCGGTATCAGCAATTTTGATGTTCCTGTTGTATTTCGGAATGCATGATATCTATCATTGGTCGCACGAGGGATTGCACGATCCAATATTGGAGGGGAAAGCGGCCTATTTAAATATTCCGTTCTTTTTCATCCGGATGGCAATTTATTTTGGGGTTTGGATATGGTTGACGCGATTGTTGCGGAAAAATTCCTTGCAGCAGGATTTATCAACACATATCAAGTACTATAAAAAGGGAAAGTTATTGGCCGCTTTGTTTATGGTTTTCTTTGCCGTTTCAAGTTCTACCATGAGCTGGGATTGGTTAATGTCTATCGATGCACACTGGTACAGTACCCTTTACGGATGGTTTATTTTTATTGGTCTTTTTGAGATTGGTATTGCCATGATTATCCTTTTTATCAGCTTTTTGAAATGGAAAGGTCATTTGGAATTCATCAACAAAGAACACATTCACGACATGGGAAAATACCTGTTCGCATTCAGTATTTTCTGGATGTATTTGTGGTTCTCTCAGTATCTGTTGATCTGGTACAGTCACATTCCTGAAGAAACGGCTTATTTTGCACCCAGATTAAACGATCATACCATTCTGTTTTTCACCATTTTGGTTCTTAATTTTGCAATTCCATTTCTGGGATTAATGACCCGGAATTCGAAACGGAATTTAAAATGGTTATCGCTTATGGCGGTGGTTGTGTTGATTGGTCAATGGTTGAATATCTATTTACTGGTAATTCCGGGAACAATCGGGAAAACGGCTCAAATTGGGCTGACGGAAATTGGATTTGTATGTTTCTATCTGGCTGGCTTTTTATTCGTAGTTTTTTCCTCTTTGGCTAAAGCGCCGCTGTTAAGTAAAAATGATCCTTTGCTCGAAGAGAGCTTTCATTACGAAACCTGA
- the nrfD gene encoding NrfD/PsrC family molybdoenzyme membrane anchor subunit, which yields MMGWTIWQGIGTWGLNKTIGWGWGITNFVWWVGIGHAGTFISAILLLFRQKWRTSINRSAEAMTLFAVMCAGMFPLIHMGRPLLAFFVFPYPNTRGLWVNFNSPLLWDVFAISTYFSVSLLFWYVGLIPDIGTIRDKVKSKFKKAVYGFLSFGWTGSARHWSRHETMSLVLAGLAAPLVLSVHSIVSSDFATSVIPGWHTTIFPPYFVSGAIFSGFAMVLTLLIITRKVLNLESYITVGHIESMNKIIIATGSIVGIAYITELFIAWYSGVEYEQYAFLNRATGPYWWAYAIMMTCNVISPQLLWIKKLRRNLAFTFVLSIFINIGMWFERFVIIVSSLHRDYLPSSWSMYSPTIVEVGIFIGTLGLFFTCFLLFIRVFPVIAIAEVKTVMKSSGEKFTNEDKNE from the coding sequence ATGATGGGATGGACGATTTGGCAGGGAATTGGAACCTGGGGATTGAACAAAACCATTGGATGGGGTTGGGGAATTACCAATTTTGTATGGTGGGTAGGGATCGGTCATGCAGGTACGTTTATTTCAGCCATATTGCTGCTGTTTCGTCAGAAATGGAGAACAAGTATCAATCGATCAGCCGAGGCAATGACACTTTTTGCCGTGATGTGTGCAGGTATGTTTCCATTAATTCATATGGGACGTCCACTACTTGCTTTCTTTGTGTTCCCTTATCCAAATACGCGTGGTCTTTGGGTCAATTTTAACTCACCGCTTTTGTGGGATGTGTTTGCGATCAGTACCTATTTTAGTGTTTCTCTTTTGTTTTGGTATGTTGGATTAATTCCTGATATCGGAACCATTCGCGACAAAGTGAAATCGAAATTTAAGAAAGCGGTTTACGGATTTTTGAGTTTTGGTTGGACAGGATCTGCCAGACACTGGAGCAGACATGAAACCATGAGTTTGGTATTGGCCGGATTGGCCGCACCATTGGTACTATCGGTTCACAGTATTGTAAGTTCCGATTTTGCAACTTCGGTGATTCCGGGATGGCACACAACCATTTTTCCTCCCTATTTTGTTTCCGGAGCTATCTTTTCTGGTTTTGCAATGGTGCTTACGCTCTTAATTATTACACGGAAAGTATTGAATCTGGAAAGCTATATTACAGTTGGTCATATTGAATCGATGAATAAAATTATTATCGCAACCGGCTCTATTGTGGGGATTGCCTACATCACCGAATTGTTTATTGCCTGGTATTCGGGCGTTGAATATGAGCAATATGCATTTCTGAACCGTGCAACCGGACCATATTGGTGGGCCTATGCGATCATGATGACCTGCAATGTAATTTCTCCGCAATTGCTGTGGATTAAAAAATTAAGACGAAATCTTGCATTCACTTTTGTTCTATCCATTTTCATCAACATTGGAATGTGGTTCGAACGATTTGTAATCATTGTTAGTTCTCTGCACCGCGATTACCTGCCATCAAGTTGGTCAATGTACAGTCCAACCATTGTTGAAGTGGGAATATTTATCGGAACCTTAGGCCTGTTTTTTACCTGCTTCCTGCTATTTATTCGGGTGTTCCCGGTAATTGCAATAGCCGAGGTGAAGACGGTCATGAAAAGTTCCGGAGAGAAATTTACAAATGAGGATAAAAACGAATAA
- a CDS encoding Fe-S-cluster-containing hydrogenase codes for MKKHWKSLAERKNGSETPEKQSLPKGNLEQILDIFDNGNEKTQSNRRDFLKLCGYSLAISTVLASCENSVHKAIPYLIKPEEISPGKANYYASSYVNGSEYCSILIKTREGRPIKIEGNDLSSVTYGGTSARVQASILGLYDTSRYKNPRKGGTKISWDELDQSMIQQLNQLKESKERAVLLTPTIYSPSTKAVIEMFLKSYPNVKWVQYDNRSASALIKANEMCFGKAGICDYRFDFADVIVSFDADFLGNWLMPVEHIRQYTKKRKLSDGNTNMSRHIQFESRLSLTGSNADYRIPVKPSEQALLVAQLYNEILKIKGQESYSLNDTSEDIRELAKELWENKGKSLVVAGENDLNTQILINAINYELENYGTTLRIDKQILTKQAIDPDMEQLLTDLNSGKVKALFSYGVNLVYDYFKGEEFAKAIDKVPFSVSLDMTPSETSGRFKYVAPDNHFIESWNDLEPKTSRYSLMQPGIRPLFNTRQFQSTLLAWIGQETDYLKFIKNYWEEKLYPLQTAYPNFTTFWNNSLQQGVFEPQTKSVFDTKFKLDGIGELIDNIANAPKSSGVELQVYESSAMGDGKMANNPWIQELPDPVTKICWDNYLTVSPKQAEEMLLETGDVVELNSEMKLPVYILPGQAYNTVAVALGYGRTNCGVVGKNVGVNVSQLSQFKNDSRVDFSTGVEIKKTEEKYELAMTQTHHSMEGRAIVREASLGEYLKDPAAGNESHQEYENAGIYKKSNFPNHHWGLVVDLNSCVGCGACSIACQAENNVPVVGKKEVIRAHEMSWIRIDRYFSGSELNPDVSFQPVMCQHCDNAPCENVCPVAATTHSSEGLNQMAYNRCIGTRYCGNNCPYKVRRFNWFDFTKADSIPDNLHDVAEMTIDLKRMVLNPDVTVRAKGVIEKCSMCVQRIQEGKLKAKIDGRRPRDGEIKTACQQACPAGAIIFGDLNDNNSQVVKETSGKRNYHLLEEIHTLPSVSYLTKIRNKETNKS; via the coding sequence ATGAAGAAACATTGGAAAAGTCTTGCCGAACGTAAAAATGGATCAGAAACTCCCGAAAAGCAAAGTTTACCTAAGGGAAATCTGGAACAAATACTTGATATATTTGATAATGGGAATGAGAAAACGCAATCGAACCGTCGTGATTTCTTAAAGCTTTGTGGCTATAGTCTTGCGATTAGTACCGTGTTGGCAAGTTGTGAAAATTCTGTTCATAAGGCCATTCCATATTTAATTAAACCCGAAGAAATATCACCGGGGAAAGCAAATTACTATGCATCATCCTATGTAAACGGCAGTGAATATTGCAGTATCCTGATTAAGACCAGAGAAGGCCGTCCAATAAAAATTGAAGGCAACGATTTGTCGTCTGTCACATATGGTGGGACAAGTGCAAGAGTCCAGGCTTCCATTTTGGGATTGTACGATACCAGCCGTTATAAAAATCCGCGGAAAGGTGGCACCAAAATTTCCTGGGATGAATTGGATCAAAGTATGATTCAGCAATTGAATCAATTAAAAGAAAGTAAAGAGAGAGCCGTTCTTTTGACTCCGACAATATACAGTCCATCAACAAAGGCTGTGATAGAGATGTTTTTAAAATCTTATCCCAATGTGAAGTGGGTACAGTACGATAACCGATCTGCATCTGCATTGATAAAGGCGAACGAAATGTGTTTTGGAAAAGCTGGGATTTGCGATTACCGTTTCGATTTTGCAGATGTAATTGTGAGTTTCGATGCAGATTTTTTAGGAAATTGGCTGATGCCTGTTGAACACATTCGTCAGTACACCAAAAAACGCAAACTAAGCGATGGAAATACGAATATGTCGCGGCACATTCAGTTTGAATCACGTTTATCTCTAACAGGAAGTAATGCCGATTATCGGATTCCGGTAAAACCTTCCGAACAAGCTTTGCTTGTTGCTCAATTGTACAATGAGATATTGAAAATTAAAGGTCAGGAATCCTATTCTTTGAATGATACTTCGGAAGATATCCGCGAATTGGCCAAAGAGCTTTGGGAAAATAAAGGGAAATCATTGGTTGTTGCAGGAGAAAATGATTTAAATACTCAGATCTTAATCAATGCGATCAATTACGAGTTGGAAAATTACGGAACAACCTTGCGGATTGATAAACAAATACTAACCAAACAAGCAATTGATCCGGATATGGAACAATTACTTACTGATCTGAATTCGGGTAAGGTAAAAGCTTTGTTCTCTTACGGTGTTAATCTGGTATACGATTATTTTAAGGGGGAGGAATTTGCAAAGGCAATAGATAAAGTGCCATTTTCGGTGTCACTGGATATGACTCCAAGTGAAACCAGTGGTCGTTTTAAATATGTAGCTCCCGATAATCATTTTATAGAAAGCTGGAATGATTTGGAACCTAAAACAAGCCGTTACAGTTTGATGCAGCCGGGAATTCGTCCGTTATTCAATACCCGGCAATTTCAATCTACTTTGCTTGCATGGATTGGTCAGGAAACGGACTATTTAAAATTTATTAAGAATTATTGGGAAGAGAAATTATATCCGCTTCAAACGGCCTATCCAAATTTCACCACTTTTTGGAACAACAGCCTGCAACAAGGAGTTTTTGAACCTCAAACAAAATCGGTTTTCGACACCAAATTTAAGTTGGATGGCATTGGGGAATTGATTGATAACATTGCAAATGCACCAAAATCATCAGGCGTAGAACTTCAGGTATATGAAAGCTCAGCCATGGGCGATGGAAAAATGGCAAACAATCCATGGATTCAGGAACTTCCAGATCCGGTAACGAAAATTTGTTGGGACAACTATTTGACCGTATCGCCAAAACAAGCAGAAGAAATGCTTTTGGAGACCGGTGATGTTGTGGAGCTGAATTCAGAAATGAAATTGCCGGTTTATATTTTGCCCGGACAGGCATACAATACAGTTGCAGTTGCTTTGGGTTACGGAAGAACAAATTGCGGAGTAGTTGGAAAGAATGTGGGAGTTAATGTTTCCCAATTATCTCAGTTTAAAAATGATTCCCGGGTCGATTTCTCTACAGGAGTTGAAATCAAAAAAACAGAAGAGAAGTATGAATTGGCAATGACTCAAACTCATCACTCCATGGAGGGAAGAGCAATTGTTCGTGAAGCTTCTTTGGGAGAATATTTAAAAGATCCGGCGGCCGGAAATGAATCGCATCAGGAATATGAGAATGCAGGTATTTACAAGAAATCAAATTTTCCGAATCATCATTGGGGATTGGTTGTGGATTTGAATTCCTGTGTTGGCTGCGGTGCCTGTTCCATTGCTTGTCAGGCAGAAAATAATGTTCCTGTAGTTGGTAAAAAAGAGGTGATTCGGGCGCACGAAATGTCCTGGATTCGTATCGACAGGTATTTTTCGGGCAGTGAGCTGAATCCGGATGTTTCCTTTCAGCCGGTAATGTGTCAGCATTGCGACAATGCGCCTTGCGAGAATGTTTGTCCGGTAGCGGCTACCACTCACAGTAGCGAAGGTTTAAATCAAATGGCTTATAATCGTTGTATTGGGACTCGTTACTGCGGAAACAACTGTCCGTATAAAGTGCGTCGGTTCAATTGGTTTGATTTTACGAAAGCAGATTCGATTCCAGATAATCTGCACGATGTGGCTGAAATGACAATTGATTTAAAACGAATGGTTCTAAATCCCGATGTTACGGTTCGGGCCAAAGGAGTGATTGAGAAATGCTCGATGTGCGTGCAGCGGATTCAGGAAGGGAAATTGAAAGCAAAAATTGATGGAAGAAGACCTCGGGACGGCGAAATCAAAACAGCTTGTCAGCAAGCTTGTCCTGCAGGAGCAATCATTTTCGGAGATTTAAATGATAATAACAGTCAGGTGGTAAAAGAAACTTCGGGCAAGCGAAATTATCATTTATTGGAAGAGATTCATACGCTTCCATCGGTAAGTTATCTGACAAAGATTAGAAATAAAGAAACGAACAAATCATAA